In Aegilops tauschii subsp. strangulata cultivar AL8/78 chromosome 3, Aet v6.0, whole genome shotgun sequence, one genomic interval encodes:
- the LOC109778808 gene encoding uncharacterized protein: MGKSGKKTKESHRQGRGRRGSQVGDDDLPSSAYDAPPRRQEDSDGDDSDDAAAEDEHDGDAEAGDRPGQWQVGSMPSKFHLYQLSVQSPKGDISYLQKFFLMYVGGRVPLHLQEDFCGTALLSTEWLRTDTRRTAVGLDFDRESLEWCLENNLSKIGADGSSRLLLFDGNVLQPNESRLVKQKISDLVQGLNVTSDDGCTEKNSCEQSDSSFTKCEANSTMSDAVLPGRDIICAFNYSCCCLHKRKDLVLYFRHAFNALSKRGGIFVMDVYGGTSSECKLRLQRRFPSFTYFWEQEEFDIITRETRISLHFQVGKKQMIRHAFTYHWRLWSIPEIKDCLEEAGFKSIHVWVREMPDTKSSGNAKEYTADRDVKYEELQHFNQADAWNAYVVGVANI; the protein is encoded by the exons ATGGGCAAGAGCGGGAAGAAGACGAAGGAGTCGCACCGGCAAGGCCGCGGCCGCCGTGGCTCGCAGGTCGGCGACGACGACTTGCCGTCATCTGCCTACGACGCCCCGCCGCGCCGCCAGGAGGACTCGGACGGTGACGATTCCGACGACGCAGCAGCGGAAGACGAACACGACGGAGACGCGGAAGCAGGCGACCGCCCAGGCCAGTGGCAAGTCGGATCGATGCCTTCCAAGTTCCACCTGTACCAGCTCTCCGTGCAG TCGCCAAAAGGGGACATCAGCTACCTGCAGAAGTTCTTTCTGATGTACGTCGGCGGGCGCGTCCCTCTCCACCTGCAGGAGGATTTCTGTGGCACCGCCCTCCTCAG TACTGAGTGGCTTCGCACTGATACGAGACGAACAGCAGTGGGCTTAGACTTTGACCGTGAGTCACTTGAGTGGTGTCTTGAGAACAATCTGAGCAAGATTGGAGCTGATGGGTCTTCGAGATTGTTGCTTTTTGATGGAAATGTTCTGCAGCCAAATGAATCTCGCCTTGTCAAGCAAAAGATCAGTGATCTCGTACAAGGTCTAAATGTTACCAGTGACGATGGCTGTACTGAAAAGAACAGCTGCGAGCAGTCAGATTCTTCATTTACGAAATGTGAAGCCAATTCGACCATGTCAGATGCAGTTTTGCCTGGAAGAGACATAATTTGTGCATTCAACTACAGTTGTTGTTGCCTTCACAAGAGAAAGGACTTGGTTTTGTATTTCAGGCATGCTTTCAATGCACTTTCTAAAAGAGGCGGTATATTTGTGATGGATGTATATGGTGGCACATCATCTGAATGCAAGCTTCGTCTCCAGAGGAGATTCCCCAGCTTCACT TATTTCTGGGAGCAAGAAGAGTTTGATATCATAACTCGTGAAACAAGGATCAGCCTCCACTTTCAAGTTGGAAAGAAGCAAATGATACGGCATGCTTTCACGTACCATTGGCGCCT GTGGTCGATACCAGAAATCAAGGACTGTTTGGAGGAAGCTGGATTTAAGTCCATCCACGTCTGGGTCAGGGAGATGCCGGACACCAAATCAAGCGGAAACGCCAAGGAGTACACTGCCGACCGCGACGTGAAGTACGAGGAGCTCCAGCATTTCAACCAGGCAGATGCTTGGAACGCGTACGTAGTCGGGGTAGCAAACATCTAA